A region of Catharus ustulatus isolate bCatUst1 chromosome 9, bCatUst1.pri.v2, whole genome shotgun sequence DNA encodes the following proteins:
- the C9H1orf146 gene encoding protein SPO16 homolog yields the protein MEPVERMAGGCGQEQTRWSTTVIMSTALQDHEISTVLQRQQHRVRYSESVETGSVIFPLSGIAFILSDTQDLLRTGEEEFSKTIQKFINIHRNSFLVLSAALHGPEEWSVMFRIQRRFLGSNLRVIPVHNPAEIVKLMLTMAKVTSKPQSDDTRCKMEMTKAQIIEKSPVWKMLQEYQSHCD from the exons ATGGAACCAGTGGAAAGAATGGCAGGAGGTTGCGGGCAGGAGCAGACGAGGTGGAGCACGACGGTCATtatgagcacagctctgcag GATCATGAAATTTCTACAGTTCTGCAGAGGCAACAACACCGAGTTCGATATTCAGAGTCAGTGGAAACTGGATCTgtgatttttcctctttctg GCATTGCATTTATACTGTCAGACACTCAAGACTTGCTTAGGACAGGAGAAGAAGAGTTTTCCAAAACAATTCAGAAGTTCATAAACATTCATCGGAacagctttttggttttgtcagCTGCTCTTCATGGACCAGAAGAATGGAGTGTCATGTTCAGGATTCAGAGAAG ATTCCTGGGCAGCAATTTACGTGTAATACCAGTTCATAATCCTGCTGAAATTGTTAAATTAATGCTAACTATGGCTAAG gTAACTTCCAAGCCACAATCAGATGATACTCGTTGCAAAATGGAAATGACAAAAGCtcaaataatagaaaaaagtCCAGTTTGGAAGATGCTTCAAGAGTACCAATCGCACTGTGATTAA